One window of Nocardia nova SH22a genomic DNA carries:
- a CDS encoding AAA family ATPase — translation MTIEFIQPRQRHTARVHHARAAAGNAAVADEAAGVLRDALSGTEDVARILIKAAAGAGKSFVLARLVADAVEHPRCTRVAIVAFTNKQIHPLAKSIGRSLGKDRVCLFVSKERVADVPEDSAAHATVATKTADIPAQCVVVISTSHKLGAMGEANRLREHLGPSRHEDFVFDALFVDEAWQLPHHLFDKVAKFAPITVGVGDVGQLPPLEVGTNPWRGDPGYNPYRAWPTDFDGDERTWSVELPAVWRPAAGHLDLWRAFYPEWGELDCVAAPGDRRLVVGPGMPDPVARIWEQVGTGVPTLLEIDGLPDPEAADVDLPLMQAVESLLDALLCAGFSLEHAEYDGTGTPTGRVLTSRPGDHGGDPLITILATRNQAVDDATDVVERLRAGYSLDDTDIVASTVDSWQGQTNGITIAIHPLNSAVALDEFNSAFGRLAVTCTRATHGLLMVTRPGLGVLLGESPARPGTPFGEPGNRQLPRQTHQRILETFARATLHSHRRTTPAR, via the coding sequence ATGACGATCGAATTCATTCAGCCGCGGCAGCGGCACACCGCACGCGTGCATCACGCGCGAGCGGCGGCCGGTAACGCGGCGGTCGCCGACGAGGCCGCCGGGGTGCTGCGTGATGCCCTGTCCGGGACCGAGGACGTGGCTCGGATTCTGATCAAAGCGGCTGCGGGAGCGGGCAAGTCGTTCGTGCTGGCGCGGCTGGTGGCCGATGCCGTCGAGCATCCGCGGTGCACTCGGGTGGCGATCGTCGCCTTCACCAACAAGCAGATCCATCCGCTGGCGAAATCCATCGGGCGCAGTCTCGGCAAGGACCGGGTGTGCTTGTTCGTGTCCAAGGAGCGGGTCGCCGATGTGCCCGAGGACAGCGCCGCGCATGCGACGGTCGCCACGAAGACCGCTGATATTCCGGCGCAGTGCGTGGTCGTCATCTCCACCTCGCACAAGCTCGGGGCGATGGGTGAGGCGAATCGACTGCGCGAACACCTCGGTCCGTCCCGGCACGAGGATTTCGTGTTCGACGCGCTGTTCGTCGACGAGGCGTGGCAGTTGCCGCATCATCTGTTCGACAAGGTCGCGAAGTTCGCGCCGATCACGGTGGGGGTCGGTGATGTGGGGCAGCTGCCGCCGCTCGAGGTCGGCACGAATCCGTGGCGCGGCGACCCCGGTTACAACCCGTATCGGGCCTGGCCCACCGACTTCGACGGGGATGAGCGCACCTGGTCGGTGGAGCTCCCGGCGGTGTGGCGTCCGGCCGCCGGGCATCTCGATCTGTGGCGGGCGTTCTACCCCGAGTGGGGTGAGCTCGATTGTGTCGCGGCTCCGGGTGATCGGCGGCTCGTGGTCGGCCCGGGGATGCCCGATCCGGTCGCCCGGATCTGGGAGCAGGTCGGGACCGGCGTGCCGACGCTGCTCGAGATCGACGGACTGCCGGATCCGGAGGCGGCCGATGTGGACCTTCCGCTGATGCAGGCCGTCGAGTCACTGCTCGATGCTCTGCTCTGCGCGGGCTTTTCGCTCGAACACGCCGAGTACGACGGCACCGGGACCCCGACGGGCAGGGTTCTCACCTCGCGGCCGGGCGACCACGGCGGCGATCCCCTGATCACCATCCTCGCCACCCGCAACCAGGCCGTGGACGACGCGACCGACGTCGTGGAGCGCCTGCGCGCCGGATACTCGCTCGACGACACCGACATCGTGGCGTCGACGGTCGACTCGTGGCAGGGCCAGACCAACGGGATCACCATCGCGATCCATCCCCTGAACTCGGCCGTGGCACTCGACGAATTCAATTCGGCCTTCGGGCGATTGGCCGTCACCTGCACCCGCGCCACCCACGGACTGCTGATGGTGACGCGCCCCGGGCTCGGCGTGCTCCTCGGTGAATCCCCCGCCCGGCCCGGCACTCCGTTCGGCGAACCCGGCAACCGGCAACTCCCCCGCCAGACCCACCAGCGCATCCTGGAAACCTTCGCCCGCGCAACCCTGCACTCGCACCGGCGGACCACGCCCGCCCGCTGA
- a CDS encoding SecDF P1 head subdomain-containing protein — protein MRIRPALLVAGAVLMLSACGAEQGHPITETAATSSGNCPGCGARIEYTYSHVDGTAVEAADLDRPRQMIAERLAAHGIDGKVTIDGSRVVAELHDDDGTGATEFGRVPRMDIRSVLSSLPATAADGTSGTATATASPTPSGDGGADDADPRRQSAQIGAQQSALQALDCTRPDPLRGRDDPARPLVTCSSDGTQKYVLGPSLMDGTDIAESTATADHDANSVMLRFKSADKWAHLTESQLYQQIAFTVDTAVISAPTVQTGPQLGGITSITGHFTTDEAKELARAIERSASPLRVSAAVTEVSRPTR, from the coding sequence ATGAGAATTCGTCCGGCACTACTCGTCGCGGGAGCGGTACTGATGCTGTCCGCCTGCGGAGCCGAGCAAGGCCACCCGATCACGGAGACGGCGGCCACCTCCTCGGGCAACTGTCCGGGGTGCGGCGCGCGCATCGAGTACACGTACTCACACGTGGACGGCACCGCGGTCGAGGCCGCGGATCTGGACCGACCACGGCAGATGATCGCGGAACGTCTGGCCGCACACGGTATCGACGGCAAGGTGACGATCGACGGCAGCCGTGTCGTGGCGGAATTGCACGACGATGACGGCACGGGCGCAACGGAATTCGGCCGGGTGCCGAGAATGGACATCAGATCCGTGTTGAGTTCCCTGCCCGCCACCGCGGCGGACGGAACCAGCGGTACCGCGACCGCCACCGCGTCGCCGACACCGTCCGGCGACGGCGGAGCCGACGATGCCGATCCGCGCCGACAGAGCGCCCAGATCGGAGCCCAGCAGAGCGCGTTGCAGGCGCTGGACTGCACTCGACCGGACCCGCTGCGAGGACGAGACGACCCCGCACGCCCTCTGGTCACGTGTAGTTCCGACGGAACCCAGAAGTACGTTCTCGGTCCCAGCCTCATGGACGGAACCGACATCGCCGAGTCCACGGCGACGGCCGATCACGATGCCAACAGCGTCATGCTGAGGTTCAAGTCCGCGGACAAGTGGGCGCACCTGACCGAGAGCCAGCTGTACCAGCAGATCGCCTTCACCGTCGACACCGCCGTGATCAGCGCCCCGACCGTTCAGACGGGGCCCCAGCTGGGCGGGATCACCTCGATCACCGGGCATTTCACCACCGACGAAGCGAAGGAACTCGCCCGCGCCATCGAACGATCGGCGTCACCGCTGCGGGTCTCGGCGGCCGTGACCGAAGTGAGCAGGCCGACACGGTGA
- a CDS encoding NtaA/DmoA family FMN-dependent monooxygenase (This protein belongs to a clade of FMN-dependent monooxygenases, within a broader family of flavin-dependent oxidoreductases, the luciferase-like monooxygenase (LMM) family, some of whose members use coenzyme F420 rather than FMN.) yields the protein MGSRTGRRPLKIVTGVSGSPKIYDAAIDPRRSTLDDALTVARLAEEHRFDALFAADLLSFGAQGAIGAQEPLIFLSALAAVTEHVGLIATVTTTFHHPYNLARLFGTLDHISNGRSAWNAVTSSLGEENYGTAGLPSPEERYARAGEVLEVVHALFDSWHPGALTPDGHGGAVLDAERVRPIDHTGRYFTVRGPLNIPPLPQRRPVQFQAGQSAGGVELGARHAEVVFTSLATLDDAVDYTKKIRTRAAELGRADGLPYIFSSLHTTYGATEAEARRLVRERAEATDFEAGRHALADMLGGGIDLSELPLDRPIPETLLPDVESVNRRRGRVEIFTALARSGKTLRQLIIAAKDTGHWAAAGTPEQLADAVQERYDAGVLDVIGLGGLDDPRNRDFLLDGLLPELRRRRIVATEYAGPTFRANLELPPLPE from the coding sequence ATGGGCAGCAGGACTGGGCGGCGACCGCTGAAAATCGTGACCGGGGTGAGTGGTTCACCGAAGATCTACGACGCGGCGATCGACCCGCGCCGTTCCACGCTCGACGACGCGCTCACCGTCGCCCGGCTCGCCGAGGAACATCGTTTCGACGCCCTGTTCGCCGCGGATCTACTGAGTTTCGGCGCCCAGGGTGCGATCGGCGCGCAGGAACCGCTGATCTTCCTGTCCGCACTCGCCGCCGTAACCGAACATGTCGGCCTGATCGCCACCGTCACAACGACTTTCCATCATCCCTACAATCTGGCGCGGCTGTTCGGGACGCTCGATCACATCAGCAACGGCCGGTCGGCGTGGAACGCGGTGACCTCGTCACTCGGTGAGGAGAACTACGGCACGGCCGGACTGCCGAGCCCCGAGGAACGCTATGCCCGCGCGGGCGAGGTCCTCGAGGTGGTGCACGCGCTGTTCGACAGCTGGCATCCGGGCGCGCTCACCCCGGACGGCCACGGCGGTGCGGTTCTCGATGCGGAGCGGGTGCGGCCCATCGATCACACCGGACGCTATTTCACCGTGCGCGGCCCACTGAACATCCCGCCGCTACCGCAGCGCCGCCCGGTTCAGTTCCAGGCCGGACAGTCCGCGGGCGGAGTGGAACTGGGCGCCCGCCACGCCGAGGTCGTGTTCACCTCGCTGGCCACGCTCGACGACGCCGTCGACTACACGAAGAAGATTCGAACCCGCGCCGCGGAACTGGGCCGCGCCGACGGCTTGCCCTACATCTTCAGCTCCCTGCACACCACCTACGGCGCCACCGAGGCGGAGGCCCGGCGGCTGGTCCGCGAGCGCGCCGAGGCCACCGACTTCGAGGCGGGACGGCATGCGCTGGCCGATATGCTCGGCGGCGGAATCGACCTGTCCGAGCTGCCGCTGGACCGCCCGATCCCCGAGACACTGCTGCCGGACGTGGAATCGGTGAACCGCCGCCGCGGCCGGGTGGAGATCTTCACCGCCCTCGCCCGATCCGGGAAAACGTTGCGCCAGTTGATCATCGCGGCCAAGGACACCGGCCACTGGGCGGCCGCGGGCACCCCCGAACAACTCGCCGACGCCGTCCAGGAACGCTACGACGCCGGAGTCCTCGACGTGATCGGCCTCGGCGGCCTGGACGACCCGCGAAACCGCGACTTCCTGCTCGACGGCCTGCTCCCGGAACTGCGCCGCCGCCGCATCGTCGCCACCGAGTACGCGGGCCCCACCTTCCGCGCGAACCTGGAGCTGCCCCCACTGCCCGAATGA
- a CDS encoding 4Fe-4S dicluster domain-containing protein, which yields MIELVHAPACIACDKCVEVCPTNVFERGEDGIPVIARQSDCQTCFMCEAYCPADALYVDPQSTPLTPRQAVPHEHIGAYRREIGWGKGRRPGSLTAVGPELPPGPPPRMSAD from the coding sequence ATGATCGAACTCGTCCACGCGCCCGCCTGCATCGCCTGTGACAAGTGTGTCGAGGTCTGCCCGACGAACGTCTTCGAACGCGGCGAGGACGGAATCCCGGTGATCGCACGGCAATCCGACTGCCAGACCTGCTTCATGTGCGAGGCGTACTGTCCGGCCGACGCGCTGTATGTCGACCCGCAGTCCACGCCGCTGACGCCGCGGCAGGCGGTGCCGCACGAGCACATCGGCGCGTACCGGCGTGAGATCGGCTGGGGTAAGGGGCGGCGGCCGGGCAGTCTGACCGCGGTCGGTCCCGAACTCCCGCCGGGGCCGCCGCCGCGGATGTCCGCCGACTGA
- a CDS encoding FAD-dependent oxidoreductase, which produces MSDAWQIDTDVLVIGGGPAACWAAIQASASGADVVLADKGYCGTSGATAPAGTGVWYVAPDPAARAAAKASREELGGFLADHHWMDRVLEQTYTNMHRLGEEGRYPFPVDPHTGAQIRTGVQGPEYMRRMRAWVRRQGVRIIDHAPVLELLVDADGVVGGAAGHLLREDRDYRVRSGAVVLATGGCAFLSRALGTNVDTGDGALMAAEAGARFSGMEFSNAYGITAKGSTVTKTAYYRYATFFHEDGSVLEDAGSVRGRSVIARTLLRERVFAQLDRADPDTRERMRRGQPNFFLQFDRRGIDPFRQRFEVDLLAEGTVRGTGGIEVVNDDCATSVAGLYAAGDAATRERICGGFTGGGSHNAAWAMSSGSWAGRGAAGFARRTGRRRAELTGAGRTGLRPSGSGRVSADEILVAARGELLPVEKNYLRHGDRIRPALATLDAVWERASAGLAADSGRARVLARQSAAITAVGRLMYRSALARTESRGMSKRADHPDLDPAQHHHILSGGLDEVWTAAGALRTGSTVAAVA; this is translated from the coding sequence ATGAGCGACGCATGGCAGATCGATACCGACGTCCTGGTGATCGGCGGCGGACCGGCGGCCTGCTGGGCGGCGATCCAAGCGTCCGCCTCCGGCGCCGATGTCGTGCTGGCCGACAAGGGATATTGCGGCACCAGCGGTGCGACCGCGCCCGCGGGGACCGGGGTCTGGTACGTGGCACCGGATCCGGCGGCGCGGGCGGCGGCCAAGGCCAGCCGGGAGGAACTGGGCGGCTTCCTCGCCGACCATCACTGGATGGATCGGGTGCTCGAGCAGACGTATACGAATATGCACCGGCTGGGTGAGGAGGGACGGTATCCGTTCCCCGTCGATCCGCACACCGGCGCGCAGATTCGCACCGGTGTGCAGGGACCGGAATATATGCGCCGCATGCGGGCCTGGGTGCGTCGGCAGGGGGTGCGGATCATCGACCACGCCCCGGTGCTGGAGCTGCTGGTCGACGCGGACGGCGTCGTGGGCGGTGCGGCCGGGCATCTACTGCGTGAGGATCGCGACTACCGGGTGCGCAGCGGTGCGGTGGTGCTGGCGACCGGTGGTTGCGCATTCCTGTCGCGGGCGCTGGGCACCAACGTCGACACCGGCGACGGCGCGCTCATGGCCGCCGAGGCGGGCGCGCGGTTCTCCGGAATGGAGTTCTCCAACGCCTACGGCATCACCGCCAAGGGCTCCACCGTCACCAAGACCGCCTATTACCGCTACGCCACCTTCTTCCACGAGGACGGCAGCGTGCTCGAGGACGCCGGTTCGGTGCGAGGACGCTCGGTGATCGCGCGAACACTGTTGCGGGAGAGGGTCTTCGCGCAGCTGGACCGCGCCGATCCGGATACCCGGGAGCGGATGCGGCGCGGGCAGCCGAATTTCTTCCTCCAGTTCGACCGCCGCGGCATCGATCCGTTCCGGCAGCGCTTCGAGGTGGATCTGCTGGCGGAGGGCACGGTGCGCGGCACCGGCGGTATCGAGGTCGTGAACGACGACTGCGCCACCTCGGTCGCGGGGCTGTACGCGGCCGGTGACGCCGCGACCCGCGAACGTATCTGCGGCGGTTTCACCGGCGGCGGCAGCCACAACGCGGCCTGGGCGATGTCCTCGGGCAGCTGGGCTGGCCGGGGTGCGGCCGGATTTGCCCGGCGCACCGGTCGGCGGCGAGCGGAACTCACCGGTGCGGGGCGAACGGGCTTGCGGCCCAGCGGATCCGGCCGGGTGAGCGCGGACGAGATCCTGGTCGCGGCGCGCGGTGAGCTGCTTCCGGTCGAGAAGAACTATCTGCGTCACGGTGACCGGATCCGGCCCGCGCTGGCCACGCTGGACGCGGTGTGGGAACGGGCGAGCGCCGGACTGGCCGCCGACTCCGGCCGCGCCCGGGTGCTGGCCCGGCAGTCGGCCGCGATCACCGCCGTCGGACGGTTGATGTACCGATCCGCCTTGGCCCGCACCGAATCTCGCGGCATGAGCAAACGAGCCGATCATCCGGACCTCGATCCGGCGCAGCACCACCACATCCTCAGCGGCGGACTCGACGAGGTGTGGACCGCGGCGGGCGCACTGCGCACCGGCTCCACTGTGGCGGCGGTGGCCTGA
- a CDS encoding NADP-dependent oxidoreductase — protein sequence MLAIGFEVPGGPEVLRPVEVPEPHAGAGEVRISVAAAAVNPSDTVTRSGMAHDRYRAVRPPYVPGWDAAGIVDEADPATGWRPGDRVVAITLPVLAGGGAYAEKIVVPAGQVARLPEGSDFASAATLPMNGLTAWFALAALAPQTGTIAVTGAAGAVGGYVIQLAKIRGYTVIADAKPADEQLVRDLGADIVLPRGAVLAARIREHAPVGVDALIDTALQGDAVLAAVRDGGDFVLLRPAALGGGATPERDISVHLVMVADHLDEPDALRELSRLAASDALTLRVARTFPADQAASAHELLEAGGLRGRIVLEFPTSTN from the coding sequence ATGCTGGCAATCGGATTCGAGGTACCCGGCGGACCGGAGGTATTGCGACCGGTCGAGGTGCCCGAACCACATGCCGGGGCGGGTGAGGTGCGGATCAGCGTCGCCGCCGCGGCGGTGAATCCGTCCGACACCGTCACGCGATCCGGAATGGCGCACGACCGCTACCGTGCCGTGCGGCCGCCGTATGTTCCGGGATGGGATGCCGCGGGCATCGTCGACGAGGCCGACCCCGCGACCGGCTGGCGCCCCGGCGACCGGGTCGTCGCGATCACCCTGCCGGTACTCGCCGGTGGCGGGGCCTACGCCGAGAAGATCGTGGTGCCCGCCGGACAGGTGGCCCGCCTGCCGGAGGGAAGCGATTTCGCCTCCGCCGCAACACTTCCGATGAACGGGCTCACCGCCTGGTTCGCCTTGGCGGCACTCGCCCCGCAGACCGGGACGATCGCGGTGACGGGCGCGGCCGGTGCGGTCGGCGGCTACGTGATCCAGCTGGCGAAGATCCGCGGTTACACTGTCATCGCCGACGCGAAACCGGCCGATGAGCAACTGGTCCGCGATCTGGGCGCCGATATCGTGCTGCCCCGCGGCGCGGTCCTCGCGGCTCGCATTCGCGAACACGCCCCCGTCGGCGTGGACGCGCTGATCGACACCGCCCTCCAAGGCGACGCGGTACTCGCGGCCGTGCGCGACGGCGGCGACTTCGTCCTCCTGCGGCCCGCGGCCCTGGGCGGCGGAGCCACCCCGGAACGCGACATCTCGGTCCACCTCGTGATGGTCGCCGACCACCTCGACGAACCGGACGCGCTACGCGAACTGAGCCGCCTGGCCGCCTCGGACGCACTCACCCTGCGCGTGGCCCGCACGTTCCCCGCCGATCAGGCGGCGAGCGCCCACGAACTACTCGAGGCGGGCGGCCTCAGAGGCCGCATCGTCCTCGAATTCCCCACGTCCACCAACTAG
- a CDS encoding cupin domain-containing protein, which produces MNPEILAQPGYTCAAVADAPVRELFPGVRLRPLWKGPGGAHANVLEMDPGASWPRRDVHEPGPEEVYVLTGTFHDGARDYPAGTFLHAPAGSWHIPASPTGCTLFLFYPEG; this is translated from the coding sequence GTGAATCCGGAAATCCTCGCCCAGCCGGGCTATACCTGCGCCGCCGTCGCCGATGCTCCCGTCCGGGAATTGTTCCCGGGCGTGCGCCTGCGCCCGCTCTGGAAAGGTCCCGGCGGCGCACACGCCAACGTCCTGGAAATGGACCCCGGCGCCTCCTGGCCGCGCCGCGACGTCCACGAACCCGGCCCCGAAGAGGTCTACGTCCTGACCGGAACCTTCCACGACGGAGCCCGCGACTACCCGGCGGGCACCTTCCTGCACGCCCCGGCGGGCTCGTGGCACATTCCCGCCAGCCCGACCGGGTGCACGCTGTTCCTGTTCTATCCGGAGGGCTAG
- a CDS encoding PIN domain-containing protein, with amino-acid sequence MSVVVDTSAILALFDESYDEHAALARIVGKGDEHLVVSPFIVAEADYMLYTRLGSRAARDFASDVAAGAYDLAEWTANQHAAALAVTGKYDDGYIGIADASNVVIADRERTDRIMTLDQRHFRTLRPLWGFDNFVLLPYDS; translated from the coding sequence ATGTCCGTAGTGGTCGACACCAGCGCGATCCTCGCGCTCTTCGACGAGTCCTATGACGAACACGCGGCACTGGCCCGGATCGTCGGCAAGGGAGACGAGCATCTGGTCGTGTCGCCGTTCATCGTGGCCGAAGCCGACTACATGCTCTACACGAGACTGGGTTCCCGAGCGGCCCGCGATTTCGCCAGCGATGTCGCGGCCGGAGCGTATGACCTCGCCGAATGGACCGCCAACCAGCACGCTGCCGCACTCGCGGTCACCGGGAAGTACGACGACGGCTACATCGGCATCGCCGATGCGTCCAACGTCGTCATCGCCGACCGGGAGCGCACCGACCGCATCATGACCCTCGACCAACGGCACTTCCGAACCCTGCGACCGCTGTGGGGTTTCGACAACTTCGTTCTGCTTCCTTACGACAGCTGA
- the dapB gene encoding 4-hydroxy-tetrahydrodipicolinate reductase: MATNRIRVGVLGAQGKVGQAICAAVEAADDLELAAGLDKDDALDGFTAAGVQVVVDFTHPDVVMPNLKWLVENGIHAVVGTTGFDESRLEQVRGWLSAAPEVGVLIAPNFAIGAVLSMKFAEQAARWFDSVEVIELHHPNKADAPSGTAYRTAGIIAEARKQAGVGPSPDATTTELDGARGASVDGVHVHSVRLAGLVAHQEVLFGTQGETLTIRHDSIDRSSFAPGVLLGVRQIGTRPGLTVGLDPLLDL, translated from the coding sequence GTGGCAACGAACCGGATCCGGGTGGGCGTACTCGGCGCGCAGGGCAAGGTCGGGCAGGCGATCTGCGCGGCGGTCGAAGCGGCCGACGACCTGGAACTGGCCGCCGGACTCGACAAGGACGACGCGCTGGACGGCTTCACCGCCGCCGGAGTCCAGGTGGTCGTGGACTTCACCCATCCCGATGTGGTGATGCCGAATCTGAAGTGGTTGGTGGAGAACGGAATCCACGCCGTCGTCGGCACCACCGGATTCGACGAATCGCGTCTGGAGCAGGTGCGCGGCTGGCTGTCGGCCGCTCCGGAGGTGGGTGTGCTGATCGCCCCGAACTTCGCCATCGGCGCGGTGCTGTCGATGAAGTTCGCCGAACAGGCCGCGCGCTGGTTCGATTCGGTCGAGGTCATCGAACTGCACCACCCGAACAAGGCCGACGCCCCGTCGGGCACCGCCTACCGCACCGCCGGGATCATCGCCGAGGCTCGCAAACAGGCCGGTGTCGGCCCGAGCCCCGACGCCACCACCACCGAACTCGACGGCGCCCGCGGTGCGAGCGTCGACGGTGTGCACGTGCACTCGGTGCGGCTCGCGGGTCTGGTCGCCCACCAGGAGGTGCTGTTCGGCACCCAGGGCGAGACCCTGACCATCCGGCACGACTCGATCGACCGCAGCTCCTTCGCCCCCGGCGTCCTGCTGGGCGTGCGGCAGATCGGCACTCGCCCCGGTCTCACCGTCGGTCTCGACCCGCTGCTCGACCTGTGA
- a CDS encoding alcohol dehydrogenase catalytic domain-containing protein: protein MKIRGAVLERIGDPVPYADSTPIVVEELELGEPGPGELLVRIEAAGLCHSDLSVVDGNRVRPLPMLLGHEAAGRVERLGPGDSDLRIGQRVVMTFLPRCGQCEGCATDGRTPCVPGSVANNAGELLGGGRRLTRDGAEVQHHLGVSGFATHAVVDRRSVVPVDDDVPPEIAAVLGCAVLTGGGALLNSARPGPGDRIMVVGLGGVGMAAVLVAASLRESLGGEVIAVDTLPEKLTLARELGATQVYTPAELAEQGIVAEVVVEAAGNVRAFETAVGATAPGGTTVTVGLPNPEARASISPLGLVAQGRSIVGSYLGSAVPARDIPEYVKMWRAGRLPVERLVSARIRLDDINHAMDELAAGHGLRQVIVFD from the coding sequence ATGAAGATTCGTGGTGCTGTGCTGGAGCGGATCGGGGATCCGGTTCCCTATGCGGACTCGACGCCGATCGTGGTCGAGGAACTGGAACTGGGCGAGCCGGGACCGGGGGAGCTGCTGGTGCGGATCGAGGCGGCCGGGCTGTGCCATTCGGATCTGTCGGTGGTCGACGGCAACCGGGTGCGGCCGCTGCCGATGCTGCTCGGGCACGAGGCGGCCGGGCGGGTCGAACGACTCGGTCCCGGTGACAGTGATCTGCGGATCGGGCAGCGCGTGGTGATGACCTTCCTGCCGCGCTGCGGACAGTGCGAGGGGTGCGCGACCGACGGGCGGACGCCGTGCGTACCCGGCAGCGTGGCCAACAATGCCGGTGAACTGCTGGGCGGCGGACGCAGGCTGACCCGGGACGGCGCCGAGGTCCAGCACCATCTCGGCGTCTCCGGTTTCGCCACCCACGCGGTGGTGGATCGGCGCTCGGTGGTGCCGGTCGACGACGATGTGCCGCCCGAGATCGCCGCCGTCCTCGGCTGTGCCGTCCTGACCGGCGGCGGGGCCCTGCTGAACTCGGCGCGACCGGGACCGGGCGACCGGATCATGGTCGTCGGGCTCGGCGGTGTCGGTATGGCGGCGGTACTGGTGGCCGCCTCGCTGCGGGAGAGTCTGGGTGGTGAGGTCATCGCCGTCGACACCCTGCCGGAGAAGCTGACGCTGGCCCGGGAACTGGGCGCCACCCAGGTCTACACCCCGGCGGAGCTCGCCGAGCAGGGCATCGTCGCCGAGGTCGTCGTGGAGGCCGCGGGTAATGTCCGCGCCTTCGAGACCGCGGTGGGCGCCACCGCACCCGGCGGGACCACCGTCACGGTCGGACTGCCGAATCCCGAAGCGCGGGCGAGCATTTCACCGCTGGGACTGGTCGCGCAGGGACGCTCGATCGTCGGCAGCTACCTCGGCTCGGCGGTGCCCGCCCGCGACATCCCCGAATACGTGAAGATGTGGCGGGCGGGCCGGTTGCCGGTCGAGCGCCTGGTGTCGGCGCGGATCCGGCTCGACGACATCAACCACGCGATGGACGAACTGGCGGCCGGGCACGGTCTGCGGCAGGTGATCGTCTTCGACTGA